The Pseudomonadota bacterium genome contains the following window.
ACAGGGCGACGGGTTCGAGCACGTCTTGACGTACCTCGATGGATTCCGAGCGCTCGTCGACGAAGCGCAGCGACCAGAAGTCGACGTCGGGCGCGACGCGGCGGAACCGCTCTTCGATCTCTGCGTGCATGGGGCCTCCGTGGGGGTCTCGCCTGCGCGCGTAGAAGGCAGGCGGAGTCGACAGCAAGGGTACGACCCTCGGTGCGAGGAACCCTCGTAGGGTGACGCACGGAATGGGTCCGTGATGGCCGCGGCGCGGCGTGAGCGAAACGCGGTCACATCAGCACCCGACGTGAGGAGGAGCGAGCAGCGCGATGACCGGACTCGAGGCCGTGAGCGCCTTCGCCGCGGGGTTTGCGGGCGGTCTCGTCAACGCCATCGCGGGCGGGGGAACCCTGGCCACGTTCCCCGCGCTGATGGCGCTCGGGCTCGACGCCAAGATGGCCAACGCCACGAGCACGGTGGCGCTGTGGCCGGCGTCGCTGGCGGGCGCCTGGGGACATCGCCGGCATCTCGACGGGGCGGGCACCGTCATCGCGCGGCTCGCTGTGCCCAGCCTCGTGGGCGGCGCGCTGGGCGCGATGCTGCTGCTGCACACGCCATCGGTCATGTTCGCGCGGGTGGTGCCCTGGCTGCTGCTCTTCGCCACCCTGCTCTTCGGGGCGCAGGAGGCCGTCGCCCGCAAGCTCCGCAGCGCGCAGGTCGAGGCCTGTCCCACGACAGGCTGGTGGGCGGCAGCCATGCTCTTCCAGCTCGGCGTGGGAATCTACGCGGGCTACTTCGGCGCGGGCGCGGGAATCTTGATGCTCGCCGCCCTCGGACTGCTCGGCATCAGTGATGTGCACCGCGCCAACGGCGTGAAGAACATCCTCGGGCTCTGCGCGAACGGCGTGGCTGTGCTCTCATTTGTCGTCGCGGGCGTCGTGGTCT
Protein-coding sequences here:
- a CDS encoding sulfite exporter TauE/SafE family protein, translated to MTGLEAVSAFAAGFAGGLVNAIAGGGTLATFPALMALGLDAKMANATSTVALWPASLAGAWGHRRHLDGAGTVIARLAVPSLVGGALGAMLLLHTPSVMFARVVPWLLLFATLLFGAQEAVARKLRSAQVEACPTTGWWAAAMLFQLGVGIYAGYFGAGAGILMLAALGLLGISDVHRANGVKNILGLCANGVAVLSFVVAGVVVWPVALMTAAGGAVGAGVSAAVALRLGRAYVRGTVIAIGIMMALDMLWRAWR